One Branchiostoma lanceolatum isolate klBraLanc5 chromosome 18, klBraLanc5.hap2, whole genome shotgun sequence DNA window includes the following coding sequences:
- the LOC136423765 gene encoding uncharacterized protein, with amino-acid sequence MMMSGDPVWCEQCQARGKRRQLVLYQWSSDEACYMCQDDDCTFPMGCTDMFKYTIVRNSEDLFSQRRKKRKSSLPPVTKTNHIAAPTPPIICEVSPPSLANGTFQAWKKPLPLKQGEGTKPNGASLSVQSNGGLSLDALLNRSTTPKFAPYGEVKTATTATNEKIKLPLSPIESTDIFSQGLDSKDFMSMFSENGNALIGTSCSPCDWDLDLDDIFPLGDDSVPLTQGTATSLPVLSNSLTASDTTVLKQPFEPESIAPHLFTDSALDSVVKLAENSVLGDSSTCQPSELEKAAPNLQTDSREGSFVKQAQCSASPDSSRSQPSEPENIALHSLTDSLEDSFVKQAEHSPSTDSSSSQQSEPENMALHLHTDSTGDGVVKLAQYLAVPDSSKSQGIPQATNSAIIDDLISPLIEENSTIQWTNAHSLCWLDAAMCILVHSRTLRDRLSQLNGNGESTVKTLHLAYQQAQELLANYQKARKTLSTDRRSSEARKSKSAKACRTPNSEELLCVERATEILHGVREKVFESLRPTLRCELGKNESPVFALPLLLRENSLIEDLFRMEYDWEFSCDKCGFIKSDRMTRVLPTFPSVTPDFSLLQACHLRSCFSCGAAEQKREMVFNRLPPFVMLHFVTGLSHNRLEELDCRYQDRQYRVSAVIRYKTQPDHFVAYIRDTQGNRWLQCDDLSHPVCRWQDTPPSIPPSQIHIVAWELQSNNLPSSNTLPSTSAETSTSRGSLLSDLGSSSVRSIRRNSTSSECSSLSSLQYNIDTVDLTTDVDLSGNSKNGSASSTREAATTEGTENAVRRLSGIDMQKGVVASTSPSGSSQASQQTVQTGVKQPAQFRVAAAKVQPSTAKTNVARNLFTEKPPSPPRMCLAPLPMGKALSPKSQSSQDKKLEHVSSQPNLSKAAPILRSPNSAFTVYNGCGPKKNTPTLVVPPTVNAFKPKSESTPKNPEKKTTFTADAFARQIASRAKVKEGRSKVAKPNTIRHLTQNASPSSPEIVNPSILNRFLRKPHVVAPQQMYSAVRRDVAKAAIPTNTTVSVSKGRKRALSTGTGPSKRTKVSALRNSTCTAPSSPALSTVSQKSYLQTDKQKTLTVSSWTSVSKRKISELLGNKKQFAGYQPRGMTSGTTLPEKRTKHVGQFAISNSQQALRRPQSSQKTKAISPGMQRKSAREVVKASSKVVQAMKTDLSLSNKLVTSNTSNPSQQDRGGNNVMYSYKQKGAQMKTTVEKDVPKRNISEGATSLKTACSQSNEQLTPPGNKKRLSETMSELCEKLGLPTDNVKMDSTVEDNFFDSFFDGDKSMEDFEISPSKDLLCLVADDNVNDSEFCQKLSAIGSLPTDTSKAASPAKISDSNHNRVARRVTVSTEAKDSTVALVGKLSRTLQGSPASLQRKGHFTIAQLLKHRTVQTN; translated from the exons A tgatGATGTCTGGTGATCCTGTGTGGTGTGAGCAGTGCCAGGCCCGGGGGAAGAGGAGACAGCTGGTGCTGTACCAGTGGAGCTCTGACGAGGCCTGCTACATGTGCCAAGATGACGAC TGCACCTTCCCGATGGGTTGTACGGACATGTTCAAGTACACAATCGTACGCAACAGCGAGGATCTCTTCAGCCAGCGGCGTAAGAAGCGAAAGTCCTCCCTACCTCCCGTCACGAAAACCAACCACATCGCTGCTCCCACTCCCCCGATTATCTGTGAGGTTTCACCCCCCTCGCTCGCAAATGGAACATTCCAGGCATGGAAGAAACCATTACCTCTCAAGCAGGGGGAGGGAACAAAACCAAACGGTGCTTCTTTGAGCGTACAGTCGAACGGTGGCCTTTCTTTAGATGCGCTCTTAAATAGATCAACTACTCCTAAATTCGCACCATATGGGGAAGTAAAGACAGCTACAACAGCAACAAATGAGAAGATTAAGTTACCGCTATCGCCAATAGAAAGTACAGACATCTTTTCTCAGGGACTTGACAGCAAGGACTTCATGTCGATGTTTTCTGAAAATGGCAATGCGCTGATTGGTACTTCATGCAGCCCTTGTGATTGGGACTTAGATTTGGACGACATCTTTCCACTTGGAGATGATTCAGTTCCTCTTACCCAGGGTACAGCCACATCGCTACCTGTACTCAGCAATAGTCTCACAGCATCAGATACAACAGTACTGAAACAGCCATTTGAGCCTGAGAGTATAGCACCGCATTTGTTTACAGATTCAGCACTAGACAGTGTTGTGAAGCTGGCAGAGAATTCAGTATTGGGAGATTCAAGCACATGTCAACCATCAGAGCTTGAGAAAGCAGCACCGAATTTGCAAACAGATTCAAGGGAAGGCAGCTTTGTAAAGCAGGCTCAGTGTTCAGCATCGCCAGATTCGAGCAGGTCTCAGCCATCAGAGCCAGAGAACATAGCACTACATTCGCTAACAGACTCGTTGGAAGACAGTTTTGTAAAGCAGGCAGAGCATTCACCGTCAACAGATTCAAGCTCATCTCAGCAGTCAGAGCCAGAGAACATGGCACTGCATTTGCATACAGATTCAACAGGAGATGGTGTTGTAAAGCTGGCTCAGTATTTGGCAGTACCAGATTCAAGCAAGTCTCAGGGAATACCCCAAGCTACCAACAGTGCAATCATAGATGACCTTATTTCTCCTTTGATAGAAGAGAACAGCACAATACAGTGGACAAATGCACACTCCCTATGCTGGCTGGATGCAGCTATGTGCATCTTGGTTCACAGCAGGACTTTGCGGGATCGCCTCTCCCAGCTAAATGGCAATGGGGAAAGCACCGTAAAAACACTTCATCTTGCCTACCAGCAAGCCCAGGAACTTCTTGCGAACTATCAGAAAGCTAGGAAGACACTGAGTACTGATCGAAGATCTTCTGAGGCAAGGAAGTCAAAGTCTGCGAAAGCCTGTCGTACGCCGAATTCGGAAGAGTTACTCTGCGTAGAACGTGCTACAGAGATTCTACACGGCGTGAGAGAAAAGGTGTTCGAATCCTTGCGTCCGACGTTGCGTTGCGAGCTGGGGAAGAACGAGAGCCCGGTGTTTGCTCTTCCGTTGTTGCTACGAGAGAATTCGCTGATCGAGGACCTGTTCAGGATGGAGTATGACTGGGAGTTCAGCTGCGACAAGTGTGGATTCATCAAATCAGACAG GATGACCAGGGTGCTCCCGACGTTCCCGAGTGTGACACCTGACTTCAGCCTGCTCCAGGCCTGCCATCTGCGTAGCTGCTTCAGCTGCGGAGCTGCAGAGCAGAAGAGGGAGATGGTCTTCAACAG ATTGCCTCCATTCGTGATGCTACACTTTGTGACAGGGCTGTCCCACAACAGACTAGAGGAGTTGGACTGTAGGTACCAGGACAGACAGTACCGGGTGTCCGCTGTCATCAGATACAAGACTCAACCTGACCACTTTGTAGCCTACATCAGGGACACACAAG GTAACCGATGGCTGCAGTGTGACGACCTGAGTCATCCCGTGTGTAGATGGCAGGACACTCCGCCCTCCATCCCCCCCTCCCAGATCCACATTGTTGCCTGGGAACTACAATCAAACAACCTTCCATCCAGCAACACCCTCCCTTCAACTTCTGCGGAAACCAGCACAAGCAGAGGCAGCTTGCTGTCTGACTTGGGAAGTTCCAGCGTAAGAAGTATACGGCGGAATTCGACATCCAGCGAGTGTTCTTCACTGTCGTCTCTTCAGTATAACATTGACACGGTAGACTTGACAACGGATGTAGACTTGTCGGGAAATTCAAAGAATGGTAGCGCAAGTTCGACAAGGGAAGCTGCTACAACTGAAGGGACAGAGAATGCTGTGAGAAGGCTATCGGGAATAGATATGCAGAAGGGAGTTGTAGCTAGCACTAGCCCAAGTGGTTCTTCACAAGCCAGTCAGCAGACTGTTCAAACTGGTGTGAAGCAGCCAGCACAGTTCAGAGTAGCCGCAGCGAAAGTGCAGCCAAGCACGGCGAAGACAAACGTCGCTCGCAACCTCTTCACGgaaaagcccccctccccaccgagAATGtgccttgcccccctccccatgggtAAGGCTTTGAGTCCCAAGTCACAATCATCCCAGGATAAGAAGTTAGAACATGTATCCTCGCAGCCAAACCTGTCCAAGGCGGCTCCGATTTTGAGGAGCCCCAACTCAGCTTTCACAGTCTACAACGGGTGTGGTCCGAAGAAAAACACCCCAACCCTTGTTGTACCACCGACTGTCAATGCGTTCAAACCAAAAAGCGAGAGCACACCGAAAAATCCAGAGAAGAAAACTACTTTCACAGCTGATGCTTTTGCCAGACAGATTGCAtccagggcaaaggtcaaggagggaaggtcaaaggtcgccaAACCCAACACAATCAGACATCTGACCCAGAATGCATCGCCCTCAAGTCCCGAGATAGTCAACCCTTCCATCCTGAACAGATTTCTCCGAAAGCCGCATGTTGTAGCACCACAGCAGATGTACTCAGCAGTGCGTAGAGATGTTGCTAAGGCCGCGATTCCCACCAACACAACAGTCTCTGTCAGCAAAGGAAGGAAGAGAGCACTAAGCACTGGGACTGGCCCAAGCAAGCGAACCAAAGTTTCTGCCCTGCGAAATTCGACCTGCACGGCTCCCTCATCTCCAGCATTATCCACAGTCAGCCAGAAGTCCTATCTTCAAACTGACAAGCAGAAGACGCTAACCGTCAGCTCTTGGACGTCCGTTTCTAAGCGAAAAATCAGCGAACTGTTGGGGAACAAGAAACAGTTCGCAGGCTACCAGCCCAGAGGAATGACAAGCGGTACCACGCTCCCAGAGAAAAGAACGAAGCACGTAGGACAGTTTGCCATCTCAAACAGCCAGCAAGCTCTAAGAAGACCTCAAAGCAGCCAGAAAACAAAAGCCATAAGTCCAGGTATGCAAAGAAAGTCAGCTAGAGAAGTCGTAAAAGCTAGCAGCAAAGTTGTACAAGCAATGAAGACTGATCTAAGCTTATCCAACAAGTTGGTAACTTCCAATACAAGTAATCCTTCGCAACAGGATAGAGGAGGTAACAATGTTATGTATAGCTACAAGCAGAAAGGTGCACAGATGAAAACAACTGTAGAGAAAGACGTgccaaaaagaaatatttctgaAGGTGCTACGTCCCTGAAGACGGCCTGTTCCCAGTCTAACGAGCAGCTGACTCCGCCAGGAAACAAGAAGCGTCTGAGTGAGACTATGAGCGAGCTTTGCGAAAAGCTCGGCCTTCCGACAGACAATGTCAAGATGGACTCAACTGTGGAAGACAATTTCTTTGACTCCTTCTTCGATGGAGACAAGTCAATGGAAGATTTTGAAATCAGCCCTTCGAAGGATCTTCTGTGCCTTGTAGCTGATGACAATGTCAATGACTCGGAGTTCTGTCAAAAACTATCTGCAATCGGAAGCCTACCAACAGATACGAGCAAAGCTGCGAGTCCAGCCAAGATCTCTGACAGCAATCACAATAGGGTGGCAAGACGCGTAACTGTTTCCACTGAAGCGAAAGACTCTACCGTAGCTTTGGTTGGCAAACTGTCGAGAACACTGCAGGGTAGTCCCGCCAGCTTGCAGAGGAAAGGACACTTTACGATAGCTCAGCTATTGAAGCACAGAACTGTGCAAACAAACTAA